A genomic stretch from Octopus sinensis linkage group LG14, ASM634580v1, whole genome shotgun sequence includes:
- the LOC115219143 gene encoding retinol dehydrogenase 11, producing the protein MCDTMCPVCLFVIGLIIVIYLLVWVYVKSTRRHCTSDVDLTGKTVIVTGGNNGLGYVAAREIASRNARVILACRNAEKAKAAVEKIISETGKKNVVFMKLDVSSLKSVREFAKQFLKEESRLDILINNAGIITNDAKLTEDGLQVTYATNHFGPFLLTNLLLGRLKASAPSRVVTLSSLGHHLGKIHFENFKKPMLFEGSLTYASTKLASILFTYELAKRVKGEGVTAYSVHPGLCSSNLFDSYHPIIQWILLNINPFTKTIEEGAQTTIYCAIEKGIEEHSGKYFDNLRPGWANSKGYDAGVAKKLWEVSENLTKLA; encoded by the exons ATGTGTGACACAATGTGCCCAGTGTGCCTTTTTGTTATTGGTTTGATAATTGTGATCTACCTCCTTGTGTGGGTCTACGTGAAGTCTACTCGAAGGCATTGCACATCAGACGTTGATCTCACTGGCAAGACTGTAATTGTTACAGGAGGAAATAATG GACTTGGTTACGTTGCTGCACGCGAAATAGCTTCTCGCAATGCCCGTGTTATTCTAGCTTGCCGAAATGCTGAAAAAGCTAAAGCCGCAGTGGAAAAAATCATTTCAGAAACTGGAAAGAAAAACGTGGTCTTCATGAAGTTAGATGTAAGCTCTTTAAAATCTGTGAGAGAGTTTGCTAAACAGTTCCTGAAAGAAGAAAGTCGACTAGACATTTTGATAAACAATGCTGGTATCATTA CAAATGATGCCAAGTTGACAGAAGACGGACTTCAAGTAACATATGCCACAAATCATTTTGGTCCATTCTTACTCACAAACCTTCTCCTAG gaCGTTTAAAGGCTTCAGCTCCTTCTCGAGTGGTCACTCTTAGTTCTCTCGGTCATCATCTTGGAAAGATCCattttgaaaatttcaagaaaccTATGTTATTTGAAGGCTCACTGACTTATGCCTCAACAAAATTAGCTAGTATACTATTTACTTATGAATTAGCAAAAAGAGTGAAAGGAGAAG GGGTAACAGCATATTCTGTTCATCCAGGACTTTGCAGTTCAAATCTTTTTGATAGCTATCATCCAATTATACAATGGATCCTTTTGAATATAAATCCTTTCACAAAg ACTATAGAAGAAGGTGCTCAAACTACTATTTATTGTGCTATTGAAAAAGGTATTGAGGAGCATAGTGGAAAATATTTCGATAACCTTCGACCAGGATGGGCCAATTCAAAAGGCTATGATGCAGGGGTTGCCAAAAAACTATGGGAAGTCAGTGAAAATTTGACAAAGCTTGCATAA